The following coding sequences lie in one Rutidosis leptorrhynchoides isolate AG116_Rl617_1_P2 chromosome 6, CSIRO_AGI_Rlap_v1, whole genome shotgun sequence genomic window:
- the LOC139854073 gene encoding uncharacterized protein, whose product MEEARNLTYVEFPTKFVWNKDTRKWTSRKKFTGSIGRIHHVSPQTGEHFHIRILLNKVKGPTCYEDIRIVNGQICPTFKYACYEMGLLDDDQEYIDAIKDASHWGSGDFLRDFFSQLLLSESLSRPEYVFENLLNTYPSIQPTREMLQNLILKDIEKILQRNGKSLRNYSSMPTPTTTTLDIKKHAYDTIKTAAESDNGGVFFLHGYGGIGKTFLWQTLSAAFRSKGEIVLNVASSGIAALLLPGGRTAPSRFAIPIDPTNESFCRILPNSNLAALIRRAKLIIWDEAPMVKRICVETMDRDGTVNPTDDGISDVQMPEDVLITDTHDPIGSIIASIYPDYLDNLETPTYYQQRAILVPTHEVVKIINDRMMESIEGEARSYLSSDSICQSEKDADFNSELYTDDYLNSINIGGLPKHHLRLKVGVPVMLLRNVDQAGGLCNATRLQVIELRDKAIKAKILTSTHVGKINAISRMLIVPSDKRIPFRFQRRQFPIAICFAMTINKSQGQSLTNVDLFLPKPVFSHGQLYVALSRVTSKKGLKVLILNKDNELANTTKNVVFKEVLKHL is encoded by the exons ATGGAAGAAGCTCGAAATTTAACATACGTtgaatttccaacaaaatttgtgtgGAACAAAGATACCAGAAAATGGACATCAAGGAAAAAATTCACAGGATCCATTGGGCGTATTCATCATGTGTCACCTCAAACCGGTGAACATTTTCACATAAGGATTTTATTGAACAAAGTCAAAGGGCCTACATGTTATGAAGATATAAGAATAGTCAATGGTCAAATATGTCCAACTTTCAAATATGCTTGCTATGAAATGGGATTGTTAGATGATGATCAGGAATACATTGACGCTATTAAAGATGCAAGTCATTGGGGCTCAGGAGATTTTTTAAGAGACTTTTTTTCTCAACTACTGTTGTCAGAGAGTTTAAGTAGACCAGAATATGTTTTCGAAAATCTTTTGAATACTTATCCGT CTATTCAACCTACCAGAGAAATGCTACAAAACCTAATTCTCAAGGATATTGAAAAGATCCTTCAACGTAATGGTAAATCGTTACGAAACTACAGTTCAATGCCAACGCCTACTACAACAACCCTTGAT ATAAAAAAACATGCTTATGACACCATAAAAACAGCAGCTGAATCAGACAATGGTGGAGTCTTCTTCTTACACGGATATGGCGGAATTGGCAAAACATTCTTATGGCAAACTTTGTCTGCTGCTTTTAGAAGTAAAGGTGAAATTGTTTTGAATGTTGCATCGAGTGGTATAGCAGCGTTGTTATTACCTGGTGGAAGGACTGCTCCCTCACGATTTGCAATACCTATTGATCCTACTAATGAATCTTTTTGCAGAATTCTACCTAATAGTAATCTGGCTGCACTAATCAGAAGAGCTAAGTTGATAATATGGGATGAAGCAcctatggtgaaaaggatatgtgTTGAAACCATGGATC GTGATGGAACAGTAAACCCAACTGATGATGGCATTTCTGACGTTCAAATGCCTGAAGATGTGTTAATCACTGATACTCATGATCCAATTGGTTCAATTATTGCATCCATATATCCAGATTACTTGGATAACCTCGAAACTCCAACGTACTATCAACAACGAGCAATCCTCGTTCCAACACATGAAGTTGTTAAAATAATCAATGATCGGATGATGGAATCAATTGAGGGTGAAGCAAGGTCGTATCTGAGTTCTGACAGCATCTGCCAATCGGAAAAAGATGCAGACTTTAATAGTGAGTTGTATACAGATGATTACTTGAACAGTATAAACATTGGAGGTTTACCGAAACATCATCTGAGACTGAAAGTTGGCGTACCGGTTATGTTGCTTAGGAATGTTGATCAAGCAGGCGGTTTATGCAACGCGACAAGATTACAAGTGATTGAACTTCGAGATAAGGCCATTAAAGCTAAAATTTTAACAAGTACACATGTTGGTAAAATAAACGCTATTTCAAGAATGCTAATTGTCCCATCCGACAAAAGAATTCCTTTTAGATTTCAACGGAGACAGTTTCCTATTGCAATATGCTTTGCAATGACTATCAACAAGAGCCAAGGCCAATCATTAACCAATGTTGATTTATTCCTTCCTAAACCAGTTTTTAGTCATGGTCAGCTGTATGTTGCATTATCGAGGGTCACTTCCAAGAAAGGATTGAAGGTGCTCATTTTGAACAAAGATAATGAGTTAGCAAATACAACAAAAAACGTCGTCTTTAAAGAAGTGTTAAAACATCTATAG
- the LOC139854071 gene encoding uncharacterized protein produces MSTEGWDVSAPIPFDISPVRAPGHSNQQIKGSYYDEGDLSYTCSACGAKLWKKETKRGESTKGLPGAFSQCCLKCRIKLPEFTKEPHKLLMDLYTNKHPKNKHFIDNVRQYNMVFAFTSMGGKVDNSVNNDKGRYSFRIRGHNCHRMGGLISIWKFDKRDIVVDSKKEGLMRISELHPQYLALQFPLLFAYAEDGYRPDIYHQDIPGITTKKPKRVIMREFFAYKIQERSLPTLLHLTRKLYQQLLVDAYTMVESERIYYIRMNKRIQRADTFSNLATATLTGDVVNSMLGNRIKLPSSFTGSARYMIKNYRDAMALCRVYEYPDLFITFTCNSKWPEITRALEDTGFNPEDRPAYQSRMFKIKLDRLMDDIKRNRIFRKFTTVPFNGSRYNTMTLYKNNYIPSSFKSEDYPMHIYASSWMNKTNCQNQKILMKYILAEIPDKDADPELYQLVSELMIHVPCGEKNNPKCPCTDIENKCTKHFLKPFADVTSVDTDGYSVYRRRDNGRKVSKQGHDLDNGSVVPYNPFLLNKYQAHINVEWCNQVGAIRYLFKYIHKGDDRVTAGVYEEETDEI; encoded by the exons atGTCAACGGAGGGTTGGGACGTGAGTGCACCTATCCCATTTGATATCAGCCCTGTACGTGCACCTGGTCATTCTAATCAACAAATAAAgggct CTTACTATGATGAAGGTGATTTGTCTTACACGTGCTCAGCATGTGGAGCTAAATTGTGGAAAAAAGAAACAAAACGTGGTGAAAGTACAAAAGGTCTACCAGGAGCATTTTCTCAATGTTGTCTAAAATGTCGCATAAAACTTCCGGAGTTCACAAAAGAACCACATAAGCTTCTAATGGATTTATACACCAATAAACATCCAAAAAACAAACATTTTATCGACAATGTTAGACAATACAACATGGTCTTTGCATTCACATCCATGGGTGGAAAGGTAGACAATTCAGTTAACAACGACAAGGGTCGTTACTCATTTCGCATTCGGGGACATAACTGTCATAGAATGGGTGGTTTG ATATCGATTTGGAAATTTGATAAGAGAGATATAGTTGTCGATAGTAAAAAAGAAGGCTTAATGAGAATTAGTGAACTTCATCCACAATACTTGGCACTACAATTTCCACTTTTATTTGCGTATGCTGAGGATGGTTACCGACCAGATATTTATCACCAGGATATACCTGGCATAACCACTAAAAAACCAAAGAGAGTCATTATGCGGGAATTCTTCGCATACAAAATTCAAGAAAGATCACTGCCAACATTGTTACACTTAACACGTAAGTTGTACCAACAATTGTTGGTTGATGCTTACACCATGGTTGAGTCTGAGAGAATCTATTACATCAGAATGAATAAAAGAATACAAAGAGCAGATACTTTCTCAAACTTGGCAACTGCTACACTTACGGGTGATGTTGTAAATAGTATGTTGGGTAATCGGATCAAATTGCCATCATCATTTACCGGGAGTGCAAGATATATGATCAAAAACTATCGTGATGCTATGGCTTTATGTCGTGTTTATGAATATCCCGACTTATTTATAACATTCACATGTAACTCCAAATGGCCTGAAATTACTCGAGCACTAGAAGATACAGGCTTTAACCCAGAAGACAGACCCGCTTACCAATCAAGAATGTTTAAAATCAAACTTGACAGGCTAATGGATGATATCAAGCGTAACAGAATTTTCAGAAAGTTTACAACTG TACCATTTAATGGATCTCGATATAATACTATGACATTATATAAAAAT AATTATATACCATCGAGTTTCAAAAGCGAGGATTACCCCATGCACATATATGCATCTTCTTGGATGAACAAAACAAACTGCCAGAACCAGAAGATATTGATGAAATATATTTTAGCAGAAATACCAGATAAAGACGCAGATCCAGAACTTTATCAACTTGTGTCAGAGTTAATGATACACGTACCATGTGGTGAAAAAAATAATCCAAAATGCCCATGTACTGACATCGAAAATAAATGTACAAAACATTTTCTGAAGCCTTTCGCTGACGTTACAAGTGTAGATACAGATGGCTATTCGGTTTATAGGAGACGAGACAATGGTAGAAAGGTCTCAAAACAGGGTCATGATCTGGATAATGGAAGTGTTGTTCCTTATAATCCATTTCTACTTAATAAATATCAAGCACATATAAACGTTGAATGGTGTAACCAAGTTGGTGCTATTAGATACTTATTCAAATACATACATAAAGGAGATGATCGTGTTACTgcaggagtttatgaagaagaaaCTGATGAAATTTAA